A section of the Centropristis striata isolate RG_2023a ecotype Rhode Island chromosome 7, C.striata_1.0, whole genome shotgun sequence genome encodes:
- the gak gene encoding cyclin-G-associated kinase: MSLFQSALDFLAGPGSSGGASRDQNDFVGQIVELGDMKLRIKRVIAEGGFAFVYEAQDMSSGKDYALKRLLSNEEEKNKEIIQEVCFMKKLSGHPNMVQFCSAASISKEESDTGQAEFLILTELCKGQLVDFIKRVEQRAPLSCDTVLKVFYQSCRAVQHMHKQKPPITHRDLKIENLLISNQGTIKLCDFGSATTVSHYPDYSWSAQKRSMVEDEITRNTTPAYRTPEMIDLYSNFPINEKQDIWALGCILYLLCFKQHPFEEGAKLQIVNGKYSIPQNDVKYTVYHNLIRSMLKVNPEERLSITELVNQLQEIAAARNVNPKSPITELLEQNGGFGNNGAQPPMQIHNVQNNAGIYDPDQAGSGLFDILRGGTERFLTNIKDTSSKVIQSVANYAKGDLDISYITSRIAVMSFPAEGVESAIKNNIEDVRLFLDSRHAGHYAVYNLSKRSYRPSRFHNRVSECNWQVRRAPNLRSLYSVCKNMHLWLKQDQRNICIVHCLDGRAASAVAVCSFLCFCRLFTTAEAAVYMFSMKRCPPGIAPSHKRYIEYMCDMMAEEPIVPHSKPIIIRSIVMTPVPLFNKQRNGCRPFCEVYVGDERVLTTSQEYDKMKDFKMEDGKAEIPLNVTVQGDVLVVIYHARSTLGGRLQAKMASMKMFQIQFHTGFVPRNATTVKFAKYDLDACDIQEKYPDLFQVNLDIEVESRDRPSTKTPPWEGFQTKGLNPKILFSSRDEQQEILSKFGKPELPRQPGSSAFYDSESPQPAQTPEGSNATEPESPVSTDSNANNFFQTLDWEDVGGHQETSESQGGGSMNDQEDLSDQSEGESYSYSAPSGEPLSRDPSEPLFDADFQSTPPAAQDSPIGDTADLLGLNSDPSMSSASSSAPQQGVQGGMKAASSNSDLLNDLFAPPAAQTGAVQEDLFFSGSTSGSTQDSKSMGDLFDPFGMGSGSGVGATVGSSRQASGPDLFGDLLGTEGSANSNPTPASNTSLFNLNKLVNDTPKMTSSASQPDLLGGWDSWAAGTTASMSTTANKPSYTNTASGATSMSKAKSQTFDPFADLGNLASNLPGSSSSNFSGPSFSTKAPASSAKPQAQPWQSGRPASAQSKPWMSGSGSGPAPKVHSAAPPAGAQSTKPNYNLNFSSVIGGREDRGVRGPGFGPKPKVKEDDFEDLLSTQGFASRPDRKGPRTIAEMRRQEMTKEIDPLKLQILDWIEGKERNIRALLSTLHTVLWEGETRWRPVGMADLVTPDQVKKYYRKAVLIVHPDKATGQSYEDYAKMIFMELNDAWSEFENQGSKALF, encoded by the exons ATGTCCCTGTTCCAGTCGGCACTGGATTTCCTAGCCGGGCCCGGCTCGTCCGGAGGTGCCAGCCGGGACCAGAATGATTTCGTCGGACAGATCGTTGAGCTCGGCGACATGAAACTGAGGATCAAGAGGGTGATCGCGGAAG gaGGATTTGCCTTTGTGTATGAAGCCCAGGACATGAGCAGTGGTAAAGACTACGCCCTCAAG AGGCTGCTGTCCAACGAGGAAGAGAAGAACAAGGAAATCATACAGGAAGTCTGCTTCATG AAAAAGCTGTCAGGTCATCCCAACATGGTTCAGTTCTGCTCTGCTGCCTCCATCAGTAAGGAGGAATCAGACACGGGACAGGCAGAGTTCTTGATCCTCACAGAGTTGTGTAAAG gtcagctggtGGACTTTATAAAGCGGGTAGAGCAGAGGGCTCCCCTGTCATGTGACACCGTGCTGAAAGTCTTCTACCAGTCGTGCCGCGCCGTGCagcacatgcacaaacagaagCCTCCGATCACACACAGAGACCTCAAG ATTGAGAACCTCTTGATTAGTAACCAGGGCACCATCAAGCTGTGTGACTTTGGCAGCGCCACCACAGTGTCACATTACCCCGACTACAGCTGGTCGGCACAGAAGAGGTCCATGGTGGAGGacgag aTCACAAGGAACACCACTCCAGCGTACCGGACGCCAGAGATGATCGATCTCTACTCCAACTTTCCCATCAATGAGAAACAGGACATCTGG GCCTTGGGATGCATCCTCTACCTGTTGTGTTTTAAGCAGCACCCATTCGAGGAAGGAGCCAAGCTGCAAATCGTCAACGGAAAATACTCCATCCCTCAGAATGACGTCAAATACACCGTGTATCACAACCTCATAC GTTCTATGTTGAAGGTGAACCCAGAGGAGCGTCTGTCTATTACAGAGTTGGTCAACCAGCTCCAGGAGATAGCAGCAGCACGCAACGTCAACCCCAAGTCTCCCAttacagag CTGCTGGAGCAGAACGGAGGGTTCGGCAACAACGGAGCCCAGCCGCCCATGCAGATCCACAACGTCCAGAACAATGCAG GCATATACGATCCTGATCAGGCAGGCAGCGGCCTCTTCGATATCTTGAGGGGAGGAACCGAACGCTTCCTGACCAACATAAAGGACACTTCCTCTAAGGTCATCCAATCAGTAGCAAA CTATGCCAAAGGGGACCTAGATATTTCATATATCACCTCCAGAATAGCAG tcatgTCCTTCCCAGCAGAAGGGGTGGAGTcggcaataaaaaacaacattgagGACGTCCGTCTCTTCCTGGATTCCCGTCATGCGGGCCACTATGCTGTCTACAACCTCTCCAAACGATCATACAGGCCTTCTCGGTTCCACAACAGG GTGTCAGAGTGTAACTGGCAAGTGCGCCGCGCCCCCAACCTCCGCAGCCTCTACAGTGTGTGTAAGAACATGCATCTATGGCTCAAACAAGACCAGAGGAACATCTGTATAGTACACTGTCTG GACGGTAGGGCAGCATCAGCCGTAGCAGTTTGCTCCTTCCTGTGTTTCTGTCGCCTTTTCACCACAGCTGAGGCTGCTGTCTACATGTTCTCAATGAAACGCTGCCCGCCTGGTATAGCACCCTCACACAAGAG GTATATAGAGTATATGTGCGATATGATGGCAGAGGAGCCCATCGTCCCACACAGCAAGCCCATAATAATTCGCTCTATCGTCATGACACCCGTGCCGCTGTTCAATAAGCAGCGTAATGGGTGCAGGCCGTTCTGCGAAGTCTATGTGGGCGACGAGAGAGTCCTCACCACATCACAGGAGTACGACAAGATGAA GGATTTTAAGATGGAAGATGGCAAAGCAGAGATTCCCCTCAATGTGACAGTCCAAGGAGATGTACTGGTGGTGATCTACCATGCGAGATCTACACTGGGAGGACGTCTGCAGgccaag ATGGCATCCATGAAGATGTTTCAGATCCAGTTCCACACAGGCTTCGTCCCCAGAAATGCGACCACTGTAAAGTTTGCCAA GTATGACTTGGATGCCTGTGATATCCAGGAGAAGTACCCCGACTTGTTCCAGGTCAACTTGGACATCGAGGTGGAATCCAGAGACAGACCCAGCACCAAGACGCCTCCTTGGGAGGGCTTTCAAACCAAGGGCCTCAACCCTAAAATCCTTTTCTCCTCTCGTGATGAACAGCAGGAGATCCTCAGCAAGTTTG GTAAGCCCGAGCTGCCTCGTCAGCCTGGTTCCTCTGCATTTTATGACTCTGAGTCGCCCCAGCCTGCTCAGACCCCAGAAGGCTCCAATGCAACAGAACCAGAATCTCCTGTGAGCACCGATAGCAACGCCAACAACTTCTTCCAGACTCTGGACTGGGAAG ATGTGGGTGGCCATCAGGAGACCTCAGAAAGTCAAGGAGGGGGATCCATGAATGACCAGGAGGATCTGAGTGATCAGTCCGAAGGAGAGTCCTACTCTTACTCTGCCCCCAGCGGGGAGCCACTGTCACGTGACCCCAGTGAACCGCTGTTTGATGCTGACTTCCAG AGCACCCCTCCTGCAGCACAGGACTCTCCCATCGGTGACACAGCTGACCTCCTGGGGTTGAATTCTGACCCTTCCATGTCCTCggcctcctcctctgctcctcagcaAGGAGTCCAGGGAGGAATGAAAGCCGCATCCAGCAACAGCGACCTCCTCAACGACCTGTTTGCACCCCCTGCTGCTCAGACAGGAGCAGTGCAGGAAGACTTATTCTTCAGCGGGTCGACCAGTGGCTCCACACAAGACTCAAAGT CCATGGGCGACCTGTTTGATCCGTTTGGGATGGGGTCTGGCTCCGGTGTCGGCGCCACTGTGGGTTCGTCTCGGCAGGCCTCTGGACCGGACCTGTTTGGAGACTTGTTGGGTACTGAAGGTTCAGCCAACAGTAACCCCACTCCTGCTTCCAACACAAGCCTCTTCAACCTCA ATAAGCTAGTGAATGATACCCCcaagatgacatcatcagcgAGCCAACCAGACCTGCTGGGTGGTTGGGACAGCTGGGCGGCCGGCACCACCGCTAGCATGAGCACCACCGCTAACAAACCAAGCTACACCAACACAG CTTCTGGTGCAACATCTATGTCGAAGGCCAAATCTCAGACCTTTGATCCGTTTGCCGACCTTGGAAACCTGGCCTCCAATTTGCCAG GTTCCTCCAGCAGTAATTTCTCGGGGCCTTCTTTTAGCACGAAGGCTCCTGCCTCCTCTGCTAAGCCTCAAGCCCAGCCCTGGCAGTCTGGAAGGCCCGCCTCAGCCCAGAGCAAACCTTGGATGTCTGGATCAGGATCCGGGCCCGCACCCAAAGTACATTCTGCCGCTCCGCCTGCAGGCGCACAGTCCACTAAACCCAACTACAACCTCAACTTCTCTAGTGTCATTGGCgggagagaggacagaggagtCCGCGGGCCTGGATTTG GCCCCAAGCCAAAGGTAAAGGAGGATGATTTTGAGGACCTGCTGTCAACTCAGGGTTTTGCCTCCAGGCCTGATAGAAAGGGACCAAGGACCATCGCTGAAATGAGGAGACAGGAGATGACGAAAGAAATTGATCCACTTAAATTACAG ATCCTGGACTGGATTGAGGGGAAGGAGCGGAACATCCGAGCGCTGCTGTCGACGCTTCACACTGTGCTGTGGGAGGGGGAAACCCGCTGGAGGCCCGTGGGCATGGCTGACCTGGTGACGCCTGACCAGGTGAAGAAGTACTACAGGAAGGCTGTGCTGATTGTCCATCCAGATAAg gcaaCAGGCCAATCTTATGAAGATTACGCTAAAATGATCTTCATGGAATTGAACGACGCCTGGTCAGAGTTCGAGAACCAGGGATCCAAAGCACTCTTCTAA